From a single Scylla paramamosain isolate STU-SP2022 chromosome 28, ASM3559412v1, whole genome shotgun sequence genomic region:
- the LOC135114818 gene encoding uncharacterized protein LOC135114818 isoform X3, which yields MMEVRKLKEKRMQKNQAQDERMEVDSITSDFQVYRLLASEEGQCCSLLQAKREITSTNTSRSFNTFNLLMADVSFSMVNCWPAVISSWNENIKDKLTGTTKLYVFSDSVTFLRSETHLSPSDSIRGGTNVTEALKRVRTEIEQCSETFVQVFIITDGGHGAGVPLPETEIVKMRAPPEKTVNVFLLGISNYFPVNYSIDIRSHLHNGSANIPSLYWAKEDHEIGLQMETIGNDLIMCRLKMTLNHDGYILPGLDSTSTIHPGEWMYYPEPPEDIADLKVIIDSEEKKIPHDVKEANVTILLEDVYPQWNSVFIQRHRKKLSVPKETFDLMDSLFKVNMKQMMSCSFGSAVGVKDRLIKKEYKNLELKYATLMNMSRTVIEVEGRYENEIELANNILKSTVSGRKYDSKNLRLRGHGTDEYQSDIAEFCKIYNESQAVIKALPPPHPDECCRITMTSTLSDLQDDEFLLMMKESKYELLRNFTMTGIPAFAPVRDASQINVWTLTISHMLVTPYTILSQRAIEEKASIEGSDGVLGFINKDILMKEDDEKSRFNIIIPIVPAAASTALKRVVQSRLYAMMATFCILKNPHIIDYSAHLAALACAWVRSVSDHPLSNRPGYVADRLGNIVATAELYMERKTVKTYINAILTEPQQALMTESINQFDEQTIKCESLVKPLFFLAMRRDKVTASQLQNLLFLLLAEYIGRCLSNYKITEKDATPFTDFFAPELNDAVKKDEWLVNTSQDSVNEFMESNKNLLASFYAPENVEKAIKEFIATKKENLEDHILDSASVEVNMDKIKRLRNVSSCGDIRFYSFRAWAEEMGIPQEKINAAYEPSQVLVYVCEALKNRNSKDRMSKQPDSHGDCLKEIKKQVKKESGKTLLEDLKNKITDLIMSQWRKEYFSAHEHVAKPLSPEEIVVEAQAQGVDVTEDTFQQKYRYDAKCKLLRNACQIPACPFYLFPTRRFNQHLAVERVSGEFPHSLHVVSKEMCDENVDHVMQEIITGSHSGRKGRKKCPIVEPEPIQKLIPEIQELLQIYKLSVATI from the exons ATGATGGAAGTGAGGAAGCTCAAAGAAAAGAGGATGCAAAAAAACCAGGCTCaagatgaaagaatggaagTGGACTCGATCACCAGTGATTTCCAGGTTTATCGCCTCTTGGCTTCTGAAGAAGGACAGTGTTGCTCTCTCCTTCAGGCTAAAAGAGAGATTACTAGTACTAATACTAGTAGAAGTTTCAACACCTTCAACTTGTTAATGGCAGATGTGTCTTTTTCCATGGTAAATTGCTGGCCTGCAGTAATTAGCAGCTGGAATGAGAACATTAAGGATAAACTTACTG gCACTACCAAGCTGTACGTGTTTAGTGATTCAGTCACCTTCCTTCGTTCTGAAACTCACCTCAGCCCTAGTGATTCAATACGTGGTGGAACAAATGTCACTGAAGCACTAAAGAGGGTGCGCACTGAAATAGAGCAATGCAGCGAGACCTTTGTACAGGTGTTCATCATTACAGATGGAGGTCATGGAGCAGGTGTACCTTTACCAGAAACAGAGATCGTTAAGATGCGGGCACCTCCTGAGAAGACAGTGAATGTATTTCTTCTGGGTATCTCAAACTATTTTCCTGTCAACTACAGCATTGATATTCGTTCCCACCTCCACAATGGCAGTGCCAACATACCATCCCTTTACTGGGCCAAGGAAGACCATGAAATAGGTTTGCAAATGGAGACTATTGGGAACGACTTGATTATGTGCCGTTTGAAAATGACACTCAACCATGATGGTTACATTCTGCCAGGCTTAGATAGTACTTCAACAATACATCCTGGTGAGTGGATGTATTATCCTGAGCCACCTGAGGACATTGCAGATCTGAAGGTGATTATAGAttctgaagaaaagaagatacctCATGATGTAAAGGAAGCTAATGTTACCATTTTGCTTGAGGACGTATATCCCCAGTGGAACTCTGTATTTATCCAGCGGCACCGAAAAAAACTGTCTGTGCCAAAAGAAACCTTTGACCTTATGGATTCTTTGTTTAAGGTAAACATGAAGCAAATGATGAGCTGCTCTTTTGGGTCAGCAGTTGGTGTGAAAGATCGGCTGATAAAGAAGGAGTACAAGAATCTTGAACTCAAGTATGCTACCCTCATGAATATGAGCCGCACTGTCATCGAGGTTGAGGGAAGGTATGAGAATGAGATTGAACTTGCAAACAACATTCTGAAGAGCACTGTCTCTGGTCGCAAGTATGATTCAAAGAACCTCAGGTTGCGTGGCCATGGGACAGATGAATATCAGAGTGATATCGCAGAATTCTGCAAAATCTACAATGAATCTCAAGCAGTCATTAAGGCCCTGCCACCACCTCACCCAGACGAATGCTGTCGAATCACCATGACCTCGACTCTTTCAGACCTCCAGGATGATGAGTTTCTGCTCatgatgaaagaaagtaagTATGAGTTGTTAAGAAACTTCACCATGACAGGCATTCCTGCCTTTGCCCCTGTCCGAGATGCTTCGCAGATCAATGTGTGGACACTAACAATCTCACACATGCTGGTGACACCCTACACAATTCTCAGCCAGCGTGCTATTGAGGAGAAGGCAAGTATAGAAGGCTCTGATGGTGTTCTTGGTTTTATTAACAAGGATATACtgatgaaggaagatgatgagaagAGCCGCTTCAACATCATCATCCCAATTGTGCCTGCTGCTGCCTCCACTGCTCTCAAGCGTGTTGTGCAGTCAAGACTGTATGCCATGATGGCCACTTTCTGCATCCTCAAGAATCCACATATCATTGACTACTCTGCCCACCTGGCTGCCCTGGCCTGTGCTTGGGTGAGGTCTGTGTCAGATCATCCTCTTTCCAACCGACCAGGATACGTGGCAGATCGACTGGGTAACATCGTTGCCACAGCTGAACTATACATGGAACGGAAGACTGTCAAAACCTACATAAATGCAATCTTGACTGAACCCCAGCAGGCACTTATGACAGAAAGCATCAATCAGTTTGATGAACAAACCATCAAGTGTGAGTCACTGGTCAAgccacttttcttccttgccaTGAGGAGAGACAAGGTGACTGCATCTCAGTTGCAAAAccttctctttttgttgttggCTGAGTATATTGGCCGTTGCCTCTCTAACTACAAGATAACCGAAAAGGATGCAACACCCTTCACTGACTTCTTTGCTCCAGAATTGAATGATGCTGTGAAAAAGGATGAGTGGTTGGTGAATACAAGTCAG GACAGTGTCAATGAATTCATGGAAAGCAACAAAAACTTGCTGGCTAGTTTTTATGCACctgaaaatgtagaaaaagcCATCAAGGAATTCATTGCAACCAAGAAAGAAAATCTGGAGGACCACATCCTTGACAGTGCTTCTGTGGAGGTCAACATGGACAAG ATCAAGCGTCTAAGAAATGTATCAAGCTGTGGAGACATCAGGTTCTACAGCTTTCGTGCCTGGGCTGAAGAAATGGGTATTCCCCAAGAGAAAATCAACGCTGCATATGAGCCCTCACAG GTTCTGGTCTATGTATGTGAGGCATTGAAAAACCGCAACTCAAAGGACCGGATGAGCAAGCAGCCAGACAGTCACGGTGATTGTCTCAAAGAGATCAAGAAGCaggtgaaaaaagaaagtggaaagaCACTCTTGGAGGATCTTAAGAACaaa ATCACTGACCTCATCATGAGTCAGTGGAGGAAGGAATATTTCAGTGCCCATGAGCATGTTGCGAAGCCCCTCTCACCGGAGGAGATAGTGGTTGAGGCACAGGCTCAGGGTGTTGATGTGACAGAGGACACCTTCCAGCAGAAGTACAG gTATGATGCAAAGTGCAAGCTTCTGCGCAATGCCTGTCAGATCCCAGCCTGCCCCTTCTACCTGTTCCCCACCAGGAGGTTCAACCAGCACCTAGCAGTGGAGAGAGTTTCCGGAGAATTTCCACACTCACTGCATGTG GTTTCTAAGGAGATGTGTGATGAAAATGTGGACCATGTGATGCAAGAAATAATCACAGGATCCCACAGTGGCCGCAAAGGCAGGAAAAAGTGTCCCATTGTGGAGCCAGAGCCCATCCAGAAATTGATACCAGAAATTCAAGAGTTGCTGCAGATTTACAAGCTAAGTGTTGCGACCATTTGA
- the LOC135114818 gene encoding uncharacterized protein LOC135114818 isoform X1: protein MSSCLRQCKAYRQKREEVVFGSNIQVPQHGKMMEVRKLKEKRMQKNQAQDERMEVDSITSDFQVYRLLASEEGQCCSLLQAKREITSTNTSRSFNTFNLLMADVSFSMVNCWPAVISSWNENIKDKLTGTTKLYVFSDSVTFLRSETHLSPSDSIRGGTNVTEALKRVRTEIEQCSETFVQVFIITDGGHGAGVPLPETEIVKMRAPPEKTVNVFLLGISNYFPVNYSIDIRSHLHNGSANIPSLYWAKEDHEIGLQMETIGNDLIMCRLKMTLNHDGYILPGLDSTSTIHPGEWMYYPEPPEDIADLKVIIDSEEKKIPHDVKEANVTILLEDVYPQWNSVFIQRHRKKLSVPKETFDLMDSLFKVNMKQMMSCSFGSAVGVKDRLIKKEYKNLELKYATLMNMSRTVIEVEGRYENEIELANNILKSTVSGRKYDSKNLRLRGHGTDEYQSDIAEFCKIYNESQAVIKALPPPHPDECCRITMTSTLSDLQDDEFLLMMKESKYELLRNFTMTGIPAFAPVRDASQINVWTLTISHMLVTPYTILSQRAIEEKASIEGSDGVLGFINKDILMKEDDEKSRFNIIIPIVPAAASTALKRVVQSRLYAMMATFCILKNPHIIDYSAHLAALACAWVRSVSDHPLSNRPGYVADRLGNIVATAELYMERKTVKTYINAILTEPQQALMTESINQFDEQTIKCESLVKPLFFLAMRRDKVTASQLQNLLFLLLAEYIGRCLSNYKITEKDATPFTDFFAPELNDAVKKDEWLVNTSQDSVNEFMESNKNLLASFYAPENVEKAIKEFIATKKENLEDHILDSASVEVNMDKIKRLRNVSSCGDIRFYSFRAWAEEMGIPQEKINAAYEPSQVLVYVCEALKNRNSKDRMSKQPDSHGDCLKEIKKQVKKESGKTLLEDLKNKITDLIMSQWRKEYFSAHEHVAKPLSPEEIVVEAQAQGVDVTEDTFQQKYRYDAKCKLLRNACQIPACPFYLFPTRRFNQHLAVERVSGEFPHSLHVVSKEMCDENVDHVMQEIITGSHSGRKGRKKCPIVEPEPIQKLIPEIQELLQIYKLSVATI, encoded by the exons ATGTCAAGCTGCTTACGCCAGTGTAAAGCATATCgtcagaaaagagaagag GTAGTGTTTGGGAGCAACATACAAGTACCACAACATGGTAAGATGATGGAAGTGAGGAAGCTCAAAGAAAAGAGGATGCAAAAAAACCAGGCTCaagatgaaagaatggaagTGGACTCGATCACCAGTGATTTCCAGGTTTATCGCCTCTTGGCTTCTGAAGAAGGACAGTGTTGCTCTCTCCTTCAGGCTAAAAGAGAGATTACTAGTACTAATACTAGTAGAAGTTTCAACACCTTCAACTTGTTAATGGCAGATGTGTCTTTTTCCATGGTAAATTGCTGGCCTGCAGTAATTAGCAGCTGGAATGAGAACATTAAGGATAAACTTACTG gCACTACCAAGCTGTACGTGTTTAGTGATTCAGTCACCTTCCTTCGTTCTGAAACTCACCTCAGCCCTAGTGATTCAATACGTGGTGGAACAAATGTCACTGAAGCACTAAAGAGGGTGCGCACTGAAATAGAGCAATGCAGCGAGACCTTTGTACAGGTGTTCATCATTACAGATGGAGGTCATGGAGCAGGTGTACCTTTACCAGAAACAGAGATCGTTAAGATGCGGGCACCTCCTGAGAAGACAGTGAATGTATTTCTTCTGGGTATCTCAAACTATTTTCCTGTCAACTACAGCATTGATATTCGTTCCCACCTCCACAATGGCAGTGCCAACATACCATCCCTTTACTGGGCCAAGGAAGACCATGAAATAGGTTTGCAAATGGAGACTATTGGGAACGACTTGATTATGTGCCGTTTGAAAATGACACTCAACCATGATGGTTACATTCTGCCAGGCTTAGATAGTACTTCAACAATACATCCTGGTGAGTGGATGTATTATCCTGAGCCACCTGAGGACATTGCAGATCTGAAGGTGATTATAGAttctgaagaaaagaagatacctCATGATGTAAAGGAAGCTAATGTTACCATTTTGCTTGAGGACGTATATCCCCAGTGGAACTCTGTATTTATCCAGCGGCACCGAAAAAAACTGTCTGTGCCAAAAGAAACCTTTGACCTTATGGATTCTTTGTTTAAGGTAAACATGAAGCAAATGATGAGCTGCTCTTTTGGGTCAGCAGTTGGTGTGAAAGATCGGCTGATAAAGAAGGAGTACAAGAATCTTGAACTCAAGTATGCTACCCTCATGAATATGAGCCGCACTGTCATCGAGGTTGAGGGAAGGTATGAGAATGAGATTGAACTTGCAAACAACATTCTGAAGAGCACTGTCTCTGGTCGCAAGTATGATTCAAAGAACCTCAGGTTGCGTGGCCATGGGACAGATGAATATCAGAGTGATATCGCAGAATTCTGCAAAATCTACAATGAATCTCAAGCAGTCATTAAGGCCCTGCCACCACCTCACCCAGACGAATGCTGTCGAATCACCATGACCTCGACTCTTTCAGACCTCCAGGATGATGAGTTTCTGCTCatgatgaaagaaagtaagTATGAGTTGTTAAGAAACTTCACCATGACAGGCATTCCTGCCTTTGCCCCTGTCCGAGATGCTTCGCAGATCAATGTGTGGACACTAACAATCTCACACATGCTGGTGACACCCTACACAATTCTCAGCCAGCGTGCTATTGAGGAGAAGGCAAGTATAGAAGGCTCTGATGGTGTTCTTGGTTTTATTAACAAGGATATACtgatgaaggaagatgatgagaagAGCCGCTTCAACATCATCATCCCAATTGTGCCTGCTGCTGCCTCCACTGCTCTCAAGCGTGTTGTGCAGTCAAGACTGTATGCCATGATGGCCACTTTCTGCATCCTCAAGAATCCACATATCATTGACTACTCTGCCCACCTGGCTGCCCTGGCCTGTGCTTGGGTGAGGTCTGTGTCAGATCATCCTCTTTCCAACCGACCAGGATACGTGGCAGATCGACTGGGTAACATCGTTGCCACAGCTGAACTATACATGGAACGGAAGACTGTCAAAACCTACATAAATGCAATCTTGACTGAACCCCAGCAGGCACTTATGACAGAAAGCATCAATCAGTTTGATGAACAAACCATCAAGTGTGAGTCACTGGTCAAgccacttttcttccttgccaTGAGGAGAGACAAGGTGACTGCATCTCAGTTGCAAAAccttctctttttgttgttggCTGAGTATATTGGCCGTTGCCTCTCTAACTACAAGATAACCGAAAAGGATGCAACACCCTTCACTGACTTCTTTGCTCCAGAATTGAATGATGCTGTGAAAAAGGATGAGTGGTTGGTGAATACAAGTCAG GACAGTGTCAATGAATTCATGGAAAGCAACAAAAACTTGCTGGCTAGTTTTTATGCACctgaaaatgtagaaaaagcCATCAAGGAATTCATTGCAACCAAGAAAGAAAATCTGGAGGACCACATCCTTGACAGTGCTTCTGTGGAGGTCAACATGGACAAG ATCAAGCGTCTAAGAAATGTATCAAGCTGTGGAGACATCAGGTTCTACAGCTTTCGTGCCTGGGCTGAAGAAATGGGTATTCCCCAAGAGAAAATCAACGCTGCATATGAGCCCTCACAG GTTCTGGTCTATGTATGTGAGGCATTGAAAAACCGCAACTCAAAGGACCGGATGAGCAAGCAGCCAGACAGTCACGGTGATTGTCTCAAAGAGATCAAGAAGCaggtgaaaaaagaaagtggaaagaCACTCTTGGAGGATCTTAAGAACaaa ATCACTGACCTCATCATGAGTCAGTGGAGGAAGGAATATTTCAGTGCCCATGAGCATGTTGCGAAGCCCCTCTCACCGGAGGAGATAGTGGTTGAGGCACAGGCTCAGGGTGTTGATGTGACAGAGGACACCTTCCAGCAGAAGTACAG gTATGATGCAAAGTGCAAGCTTCTGCGCAATGCCTGTCAGATCCCAGCCTGCCCCTTCTACCTGTTCCCCACCAGGAGGTTCAACCAGCACCTAGCAGTGGAGAGAGTTTCCGGAGAATTTCCACACTCACTGCATGTG GTTTCTAAGGAGATGTGTGATGAAAATGTGGACCATGTGATGCAAGAAATAATCACAGGATCCCACAGTGGCCGCAAAGGCAGGAAAAAGTGTCCCATTGTGGAGCCAGAGCCCATCCAGAAATTGATACCAGAAATTCAAGAGTTGCTGCAGATTTACAAGCTAAGTGTTGCGACCATTTGA
- the LOC135114818 gene encoding uncharacterized protein LOC135114818 isoform X2 → MTVRTSLFGSNIQVPQHGKMMEVRKLKEKRMQKNQAQDERMEVDSITSDFQVYRLLASEEGQCCSLLQAKREITSTNTSRSFNTFNLLMADVSFSMVNCWPAVISSWNENIKDKLTGTTKLYVFSDSVTFLRSETHLSPSDSIRGGTNVTEALKRVRTEIEQCSETFVQVFIITDGGHGAGVPLPETEIVKMRAPPEKTVNVFLLGISNYFPVNYSIDIRSHLHNGSANIPSLYWAKEDHEIGLQMETIGNDLIMCRLKMTLNHDGYILPGLDSTSTIHPGEWMYYPEPPEDIADLKVIIDSEEKKIPHDVKEANVTILLEDVYPQWNSVFIQRHRKKLSVPKETFDLMDSLFKVNMKQMMSCSFGSAVGVKDRLIKKEYKNLELKYATLMNMSRTVIEVEGRYENEIELANNILKSTVSGRKYDSKNLRLRGHGTDEYQSDIAEFCKIYNESQAVIKALPPPHPDECCRITMTSTLSDLQDDEFLLMMKESKYELLRNFTMTGIPAFAPVRDASQINVWTLTISHMLVTPYTILSQRAIEEKASIEGSDGVLGFINKDILMKEDDEKSRFNIIIPIVPAAASTALKRVVQSRLYAMMATFCILKNPHIIDYSAHLAALACAWVRSVSDHPLSNRPGYVADRLGNIVATAELYMERKTVKTYINAILTEPQQALMTESINQFDEQTIKCESLVKPLFFLAMRRDKVTASQLQNLLFLLLAEYIGRCLSNYKITEKDATPFTDFFAPELNDAVKKDEWLVNTSQDSVNEFMESNKNLLASFYAPENVEKAIKEFIATKKENLEDHILDSASVEVNMDKIKRLRNVSSCGDIRFYSFRAWAEEMGIPQEKINAAYEPSQVLVYVCEALKNRNSKDRMSKQPDSHGDCLKEIKKQVKKESGKTLLEDLKNKITDLIMSQWRKEYFSAHEHVAKPLSPEEIVVEAQAQGVDVTEDTFQQKYRYDAKCKLLRNACQIPACPFYLFPTRRFNQHLAVERVSGEFPHSLHVVSKEMCDENVDHVMQEIITGSHSGRKGRKKCPIVEPEPIQKLIPEIQELLQIYKLSVATI, encoded by the exons ATGACAGTGAGGACTTCCC TGTTTGGGAGCAACATACAAGTACCACAACATGGTAAGATGATGGAAGTGAGGAAGCTCAAAGAAAAGAGGATGCAAAAAAACCAGGCTCaagatgaaagaatggaagTGGACTCGATCACCAGTGATTTCCAGGTTTATCGCCTCTTGGCTTCTGAAGAAGGACAGTGTTGCTCTCTCCTTCAGGCTAAAAGAGAGATTACTAGTACTAATACTAGTAGAAGTTTCAACACCTTCAACTTGTTAATGGCAGATGTGTCTTTTTCCATGGTAAATTGCTGGCCTGCAGTAATTAGCAGCTGGAATGAGAACATTAAGGATAAACTTACTG gCACTACCAAGCTGTACGTGTTTAGTGATTCAGTCACCTTCCTTCGTTCTGAAACTCACCTCAGCCCTAGTGATTCAATACGTGGTGGAACAAATGTCACTGAAGCACTAAAGAGGGTGCGCACTGAAATAGAGCAATGCAGCGAGACCTTTGTACAGGTGTTCATCATTACAGATGGAGGTCATGGAGCAGGTGTACCTTTACCAGAAACAGAGATCGTTAAGATGCGGGCACCTCCTGAGAAGACAGTGAATGTATTTCTTCTGGGTATCTCAAACTATTTTCCTGTCAACTACAGCATTGATATTCGTTCCCACCTCCACAATGGCAGTGCCAACATACCATCCCTTTACTGGGCCAAGGAAGACCATGAAATAGGTTTGCAAATGGAGACTATTGGGAACGACTTGATTATGTGCCGTTTGAAAATGACACTCAACCATGATGGTTACATTCTGCCAGGCTTAGATAGTACTTCAACAATACATCCTGGTGAGTGGATGTATTATCCTGAGCCACCTGAGGACATTGCAGATCTGAAGGTGATTATAGAttctgaagaaaagaagatacctCATGATGTAAAGGAAGCTAATGTTACCATTTTGCTTGAGGACGTATATCCCCAGTGGAACTCTGTATTTATCCAGCGGCACCGAAAAAAACTGTCTGTGCCAAAAGAAACCTTTGACCTTATGGATTCTTTGTTTAAGGTAAACATGAAGCAAATGATGAGCTGCTCTTTTGGGTCAGCAGTTGGTGTGAAAGATCGGCTGATAAAGAAGGAGTACAAGAATCTTGAACTCAAGTATGCTACCCTCATGAATATGAGCCGCACTGTCATCGAGGTTGAGGGAAGGTATGAGAATGAGATTGAACTTGCAAACAACATTCTGAAGAGCACTGTCTCTGGTCGCAAGTATGATTCAAAGAACCTCAGGTTGCGTGGCCATGGGACAGATGAATATCAGAGTGATATCGCAGAATTCTGCAAAATCTACAATGAATCTCAAGCAGTCATTAAGGCCCTGCCACCACCTCACCCAGACGAATGCTGTCGAATCACCATGACCTCGACTCTTTCAGACCTCCAGGATGATGAGTTTCTGCTCatgatgaaagaaagtaagTATGAGTTGTTAAGAAACTTCACCATGACAGGCATTCCTGCCTTTGCCCCTGTCCGAGATGCTTCGCAGATCAATGTGTGGACACTAACAATCTCACACATGCTGGTGACACCCTACACAATTCTCAGCCAGCGTGCTATTGAGGAGAAGGCAAGTATAGAAGGCTCTGATGGTGTTCTTGGTTTTATTAACAAGGATATACtgatgaaggaagatgatgagaagAGCCGCTTCAACATCATCATCCCAATTGTGCCTGCTGCTGCCTCCACTGCTCTCAAGCGTGTTGTGCAGTCAAGACTGTATGCCATGATGGCCACTTTCTGCATCCTCAAGAATCCACATATCATTGACTACTCTGCCCACCTGGCTGCCCTGGCCTGTGCTTGGGTGAGGTCTGTGTCAGATCATCCTCTTTCCAACCGACCAGGATACGTGGCAGATCGACTGGGTAACATCGTTGCCACAGCTGAACTATACATGGAACGGAAGACTGTCAAAACCTACATAAATGCAATCTTGACTGAACCCCAGCAGGCACTTATGACAGAAAGCATCAATCAGTTTGATGAACAAACCATCAAGTGTGAGTCACTGGTCAAgccacttttcttccttgccaTGAGGAGAGACAAGGTGACTGCATCTCAGTTGCAAAAccttctctttttgttgttggCTGAGTATATTGGCCGTTGCCTCTCTAACTACAAGATAACCGAAAAGGATGCAACACCCTTCACTGACTTCTTTGCTCCAGAATTGAATGATGCTGTGAAAAAGGATGAGTGGTTGGTGAATACAAGTCAG GACAGTGTCAATGAATTCATGGAAAGCAACAAAAACTTGCTGGCTAGTTTTTATGCACctgaaaatgtagaaaaagcCATCAAGGAATTCATTGCAACCAAGAAAGAAAATCTGGAGGACCACATCCTTGACAGTGCTTCTGTGGAGGTCAACATGGACAAG ATCAAGCGTCTAAGAAATGTATCAAGCTGTGGAGACATCAGGTTCTACAGCTTTCGTGCCTGGGCTGAAGAAATGGGTATTCCCCAAGAGAAAATCAACGCTGCATATGAGCCCTCACAG GTTCTGGTCTATGTATGTGAGGCATTGAAAAACCGCAACTCAAAGGACCGGATGAGCAAGCAGCCAGACAGTCACGGTGATTGTCTCAAAGAGATCAAGAAGCaggtgaaaaaagaaagtggaaagaCACTCTTGGAGGATCTTAAGAACaaa ATCACTGACCTCATCATGAGTCAGTGGAGGAAGGAATATTTCAGTGCCCATGAGCATGTTGCGAAGCCCCTCTCACCGGAGGAGATAGTGGTTGAGGCACAGGCTCAGGGTGTTGATGTGACAGAGGACACCTTCCAGCAGAAGTACAG gTATGATGCAAAGTGCAAGCTTCTGCGCAATGCCTGTCAGATCCCAGCCTGCCCCTTCTACCTGTTCCCCACCAGGAGGTTCAACCAGCACCTAGCAGTGGAGAGAGTTTCCGGAGAATTTCCACACTCACTGCATGTG GTTTCTAAGGAGATGTGTGATGAAAATGTGGACCATGTGATGCAAGAAATAATCACAGGATCCCACAGTGGCCGCAAAGGCAGGAAAAAGTGTCCCATTGTGGAGCCAGAGCCCATCCAGAAATTGATACCAGAAATTCAAGAGTTGCTGCAGATTTACAAGCTAAGTGTTGCGACCATTTGA